One region of Limnospira fusiformis SAG 85.79 genomic DNA includes:
- a CDS encoding glycosyltransferase produces the protein METPVIFIIYNRPQTTARVFEVIRQVKPRQLLVIADGPRSDRPSDWQRCQATRKIVERVDWNCEILRNYSAENLGCRRRISGGLNWAFERVESALILEDDCIPDLTFFPFCEELLKRYDREPKVMAISGDNFQFGRRYTADSYYFSRYPHCWGWATWRRAWQQYDDRMSSWPQLRDSQWLETLFSDPEAVKYWSDIFENNYRGFNSWAYVWTLTCWSRNGLTILPAVNLISNIGFDRGATHTSSPSPFANMETKSMVFPMVHPHQISAHLKADEFTEKIMFSGKHNPRLITLKNTTRCKVCGSTSEFFDSAQILNKYDVDYFQCVNCGFIQTEDPYWLTEAYSEPIAGSDVGLVARNMEFSQIAENLILKLFNRRGKFLDYGCGYGLFVRLMRESGFDFYGRDRYCKNLFYQGFEGGKNIGEKYDLVTAFEVVEHLADPLNEIEEILGFSRHLFFSTKLLPNHNPKPRDWWYYALSEGQHISIYTEKALSIIAHRFNLNFYTYGDSLHLLTEKEVDPSLFAQLCQIKVGKKPGQLTEAEYLKEIEIAKNAAGSRCPLKVIVDGVFFQLNNTGIARVWRSLFSAWVEDGFADNILVLDRGGTAPQIPGIRYRVIPQYDYRNTEGDRQMLQRVCDEEKADLLISTYYTTPVSTPSVFMAYDMIPEVFGQNLNCREWREKHEGIRRAVSYIAISENTARDLIRFFPKILPDAVTIAHCGVESQFSPASDEENANFKLKYGISKPYFLIVGERIGWQSAKNTILFFQAFSRLSNSRDLEIVCVGGKPTLEPELGQYVSESNLKILKLSDAELKPAYSGAIALVYPSKYEGFGMPIVEAMACGCAVITCPNSSLLEVAGEAAIYVSDRDIDSLVKALIDVQKADIRQQLIEVGLERSQKFSWSKMAKIVGNALKKEVDKIKSKSQSSPRVSAIISTYNSANFLRGCLQDLISQTLYHKQQLEIIVIDSNSEENEKQIVSEFQAKYTQIIYHRTEHRETLYAAWNRAIELAKGEYITNANTDDRHRFDALELMANYLDQHSDVAVVYGDQLITHNPNETFENTQANQRWNWPEFSYQELERRCCLGSQPMWRKSLHQKYGNFNPEFKVAGDYEFWLRIGKTENIAKIPEILGLYFQNDRGLENADRTAELELNQILNQYGITQRVIQRQTSIPVSYSHGLNSDEPLVSIIIPCYNQGQYLDEAIASVVAQTYSNWECWIINDGSQDQTSSVVKRWLEKYGDRQLNLIETPNRGVVSARNLGFSKSRGELILCVDADDKIHPEFIAEACQILSKYPQVGFVYSDIQHFGENHETVSHGDFDLRSFLQQNQAPVTSLFRAEIYRNIGGFKTVMEAGWEDWEFWISACEIGWLGYRLPKPYLFYRQHSSGSRLQTFSSDRTTLAIQKARIIQLHPKLYNVDAFIWSYNILSQLESVGNPVSPMKSPKFPSIPPVSNSINRPLWSIMIPTYNGDTYLEETLNSILEQDLDPQTTEIEVVDDCSTAGDTEAIVKTVGRGRVKFYRQPHNLGLVENWNACINRSRGHWVHILHQDDRVLPGFYRQIQQVFEAFPEVGAVFCRHYYIDNSGKFKLLSNLEQENPGILNNWLERIAVRQEIQFPSIVVRRSVYEHLGGFYPPVGYAADWEMWKRIASYYPVGYQPTPLACWRMHSLSASSRSIKQAKDMADMQHSIEISAEYLPPDKTAHLSRQAQENYSLYALQTARKFLESGQATEAIAQIKAGLKLSQSPQVRDGVIALFIESEVDAVQDTQKLAREVDLAVQKYQNNPQDSDGLNKLRSLRHHLAELWLKLETEQLPKAYQENLGQAHKSLLNSGIKNEIFRDDERLYFQEIKSYLSQGFKQPKTFQYLLAGMLYGRADQLMLTFEESLIPTWLAEDYFRFLFDVPPLFQEIGDADNYSRYRIRLLDFVRERLQQQPDYPLWQKLTTMLLERGNFIPNYFADFNLKPLFCSRAELFHLFLQSRDFQLDYSFPEPPSDRQKIRLGILNDHLNPQTETYLTLPAFEYLNREQFEIILYVTQANNHPLEQYCRSRADRLVRLPDDKLEQAATIRADNLDILLFGTNVTAITKPVTLLALHRLARVQATLFSSPVTTGMRYIDYYISGHLSEGAEAPNFYRENLAVLNGTGFCFNYYAIAPQPATVKPHRSQWGANDQTIVFMSGANFYKIIPEQGETWVKILAQVPNSILVLYPFAPSWSNNYASSQFIRRMHATLSKYGVAEKRLVLIKTLPSRTDVKACLEQGDIYLDSYPHSGSNSLVDPLEVGLPVVVRDGDTLRSKHGAAMMRSLGIPDLITDDESSYISLAVTLANTPELLQLKRQAIQQKMAANPEFLDSRAYGAKMGALLTQIFQNYQSKHQVIDLDNPQKQQRFLSELVDQVNLYELDPTNTMVVNKLHTIRRGMVEYWLRQPAEQLETLYQQQIGKGYQILLNRGLKKEPLNDEEKALVNHWTKTAMGLTEPHAINCLMAVMLYSQPGKMLVRDAVNRLPAWLLPDYQRVFENADAIAQIKQTLATTKTQSTPVNSPQVTPTVTAVDVSTFVNRLIGCVKLFKIDPTDTNITVELRQLRWQFAQFWLNLPEHKLEEMYQSPLGDGYRSLLNSRLQNEMLTQHEWDFLQQVGTYLRQGLDTPRSLNYLIAAMLYYRPEQLQIQDLSRLPSYLQRDYQNWQNPLSS, from the coding sequence ATGGAAACTCCTGTTATTTTTATTATCTATAATCGTCCTCAAACCACGGCACGAGTATTTGAGGTAATCCGGCAGGTCAAGCCGCGCCAATTATTGGTGATTGCGGACGGCCCCCGGAGCGATCGCCCGTCGGACTGGCAACGCTGTCAGGCGACGCGAAAAATAGTCGAACGGGTGGATTGGAACTGCGAAATTTTGAGGAATTATTCAGCCGAAAATTTGGGATGTCGGCGACGGATTTCGGGCGGTTTAAATTGGGCATTTGAACGGGTAGAATCGGCGCTAATTTTGGAAGATGACTGCATCCCGGATCTGACGTTTTTTCCCTTTTGCGAGGAACTGTTAAAGCGGTACGATCGCGAACCGAAAGTTATGGCAATCTCCGGAGATAATTTCCAATTCGGACGGCGATACACGGCGGATAGTTATTACTTTTCTCGCTACCCCCACTGCTGGGGTTGGGCGACTTGGCGTCGTGCTTGGCAACAGTACGACGATCGCATGAGTTCCTGGCCGCAACTCAGGGACAGTCAGTGGCTAGAAACGCTTTTTTCCGACCCCGAAGCGGTTAAATATTGGTCGGATATTTTTGAAAATAATTATCGGGGTTTTAACTCCTGGGCTTATGTTTGGACATTGACCTGCTGGAGTCGCAACGGTTTGACGATTTTACCCGCCGTCAATTTAATTTCTAATATTGGGTTTGATCGGGGTGCCACTCATACATCGAGTCCGAGCCCATTTGCCAATATGGAAACCAAATCGATGGTGTTTCCGATGGTTCACCCACATCAGATATCAGCACACCTTAAAGCTGATGAATTTACAGAAAAAATAATGTTTTCTGGTAAACATAATCCGAGGCTAATTACTCTAAAAAATACGACGCGGTGTAAGGTTTGCGGATCTACCTCTGAATTCTTTGATAGCGCCCAAATTTTAAACAAATATGATGTCGATTATTTTCAATGTGTCAACTGCGGTTTTATTCAAACTGAAGATCCCTATTGGTTGACCGAGGCTTATTCGGAACCTATCGCGGGTAGTGACGTGGGATTGGTTGCCCGCAATATGGAATTTTCCCAAATCGCAGAAAACTTGATTTTAAAACTGTTCAATCGGCGCGGAAAATTTCTCGATTACGGTTGCGGTTACGGTTTGTTTGTCCGATTAATGCGAGAATCTGGATTCGATTTTTATGGGCGCGATCGCTACTGCAAAAATCTATTTTACCAAGGCTTTGAAGGGGGTAAAAATATCGGAGAAAAATACGATTTAGTCACGGCCTTTGAAGTGGTGGAGCATTTGGCAGATCCTCTGAATGAAATTGAAGAAATTCTCGGATTTTCCCGCCACCTTTTTTTCAGTACAAAGCTGCTACCGAATCACAATCCCAAGCCCCGAGATTGGTGGTATTATGCCCTGTCGGAGGGACAGCATATTTCCATTTACACGGAGAAGGCGTTGTCCATTATAGCCCATCGGTTTAACCTCAACTTTTATACCTATGGGGACTCCCTACATTTGCTGACGGAAAAAGAGGTCGATCCGAGTCTATTCGCTCAACTGTGCCAGATCAAAGTCGGAAAAAAGCCCGGACAACTCACCGAAGCGGAGTATTTAAAGGAAATTGAAATTGCGAAAAATGCTGCCGGAAGCCGATGTCCTTTAAAAGTGATAGTTGACGGCGTTTTCTTTCAATTAAATAATACGGGAATTGCCAGGGTTTGGCGGTCGCTCTTTTCGGCGTGGGTTGAAGACGGTTTTGCTGACAACATTCTGGTTTTAGACCGGGGGGGAACTGCACCTCAGATCCCCGGAATTCGATATCGAGTGATTCCTCAATACGATTATCGTAACACGGAGGGCGATCGGCAAATGTTGCAGCGAGTTTGCGACGAAGAGAAAGCCGATCTGTTGATCTCAACTTATTATACGACTCCGGTTTCTACGCCATCTGTTTTTATGGCTTACGATATGATTCCAGAGGTCTTCGGACAAAATTTAAACTGTCGGGAATGGCGAGAAAAACATGAGGGAATTCGGCGGGCGGTTTCTTACATTGCAATATCGGAAAATACGGCTCGCGATTTGATTCGATTTTTTCCAAAAATTTTGCCCGATGCCGTGACGATCGCCCATTGTGGAGTCGAAAGCCAATTTTCTCCGGCTAGCGATGAAGAGAATGCCAATTTTAAGTTAAAGTACGGTATTTCAAAACCCTATTTTTTAATCGTCGGCGAAAGGATCGGTTGGCAAAGTGCCAAAAACACAATTTTATTTTTTCAAGCTTTTTCGCGTTTGTCAAATAGCCGAGATTTAGAAATTGTCTGCGTCGGTGGGAAGCCGACACTGGAACCGGAATTAGGGCAATATGTTTCTGAAAGTAACCTGAAAATTTTAAAATTGAGTGACGCGGAACTAAAGCCGGCATATTCCGGCGCGATCGCCTTGGTTTATCCGTCAAAATATGAAGGATTTGGAATGCCGATTGTAGAGGCAATGGCTTGCGGGTGTGCGGTGATTACCTGTCCCAACAGTTCTCTTTTAGAAGTAGCTGGGGAGGCGGCTATTTATGTCAGCGATCGCGACATCGACAGTCTTGTAAAGGCTTTGATAGACGTGCAAAAAGCCGACATTCGACAACAACTTATCGAGGTAGGTTTGGAGCGATCGCAAAAATTTTCTTGGTCTAAAATGGCGAAAATAGTTGGCAACGCCTTAAAAAAAGAGGTAGATAAAATAAAATCAAAATCTCAGTCATCTCCCCGAGTTTCCGCTATTATTTCTACCTATAACTCCGCTAATTTTCTAAGGGGATGTTTGCAGGATTTAATTAGTCAAACATTATACCATAAACAGCAGCTAGAAATTATTGTTATTGATAGTAACTCCGAGGAAAATGAGAAACAAATAGTTTCAGAGTTTCAAGCTAAATATACCCAAATTATCTACCATCGCACCGAACACCGAGAAACCCTTTATGCCGCATGGAATCGAGCCATAGAACTCGCCAAAGGGGAATATATAACTAATGCTAACACTGATGATAGACACCGTTTTGATGCTTTAGAATTAATGGCTAATTATTTAGACCAGCATTCTGATGTAGCCGTAGTATATGGCGATCAACTTATCACCCACAACCCCAACGAAACCTTTGAGAATACCCAAGCTAACCAACGCTGGAACTGGCCAGAGTTTAGTTATCAAGAATTAGAACGCCGCTGCTGTCTCGGTTCTCAACCTATGTGGCGGAAATCTCTCCATCAAAAATATGGCAATTTTAACCCAGAATTTAAAGTAGCGGGAGATTATGAGTTTTGGCTGAGAATTGGTAAAACTGAAAATATCGCTAAAATACCAGAAATTTTGGGGTTATATTTTCAGAACGATCGCGGTTTAGAAAATGCCGATCGCACTGCTGAATTGGAACTCAATCAAATTTTAAATCAATATGGTATTACTCAGCGAGTTATCCAGCGTCAAACTTCTATACCCGTTTCTTACAGTCATGGTCTGAACTCAGACGAACCCCTGGTTTCTATAATCATCCCTTGCTATAACCAGGGTCAATATTTGGATGAAGCGATCGCCAGTGTTGTGGCTCAAACTTATTCTAATTGGGAATGTTGGATCATCAATGATGGTAGTCAAGATCAGACAAGTTCCGTAGTTAAACGGTGGCTGGAAAAATATGGCGATCGTCAATTGAACTTAATAGAAACCCCAAATAGAGGAGTTGTCAGCGCCAGAAATCTGGGATTTTCCAAAAGTCGGGGAGAATTGATTTTATGTGTAGACGCAGATGATAAAATTCATCCCGAATTTATAGCAGAAGCCTGTCAAATTTTGTCTAAATATCCTCAAGTTGGCTTTGTCTATAGCGACATTCAACACTTTGGGGAAAATCACGAAACCGTCAGCCATGGAGATTTTGACCTGCGCTCATTCTTGCAGCAAAATCAAGCACCAGTAACCTCTTTATTTAGAGCCGAAATTTATCGGAACATCGGAGGCTTTAAAACCGTCATGGAGGCGGGATGGGAAGATTGGGAATTTTGGATTTCCGCTTGTGAAATTGGATGGTTGGGATACCGTTTACCGAAACCCTATCTTTTCTACCGTCAGCATTCTTCTGGTTCGCGACTACAAACCTTCAGCAGCGATCGCACAACTTTAGCTATCCAGAAAGCTAGAATTATTCAACTACACCCAAAATTGTATAATGTTGATGCGTTCATTTGGTCTTATAATATTCTGAGTCAATTGGAATCTGTCGGTAACCCAGTATCTCCAATGAAATCCCCTAAATTTCCATCCATTCCTCCGGTTTCTAACTCCATAAATCGTCCTCTGTGGTCGATTATGATTCCCACTTATAACGGCGATACCTATTTGGAAGAAACCCTCAATAGTATTTTAGAACAGGATCTAGATCCGCAGACTACCGAAATCGAAGTTGTTGACGACTGTTCCACCGCCGGAGACACAGAAGCGATCGTCAAAACTGTGGGTCGAGGTCGCGTTAAATTTTACCGCCAACCCCACAACTTGGGATTAGTTGAAAACTGGAATGCTTGCATTAATAGGAGTCGCGGTCATTGGGTGCATATTCTGCACCAAGATGACCGAGTATTACCAGGATTTTACCGCCAGATTCAACAGGTTTTTGAGGCTTTCCCCGAAGTCGGTGCTGTGTTCTGTCGCCATTATTATATTGACAACAGCGGCAAGTTTAAATTACTCTCTAATTTAGAACAGGAAAACCCCGGTATTTTGAATAATTGGCTGGAACGAATTGCCGTCCGCCAGGAAATTCAATTTCCCTCTATTGTCGTCCGACGCAGCGTTTACGAACACCTGGGGGGGTTTTATCCTCCGGTGGGTTATGCTGCGGACTGGGAAATGTGGAAACGCATCGCCAGTTACTACCCTGTTGGTTATCAACCAACCCCCTTGGCTTGCTGGCGAATGCACAGTTTGTCAGCAAGTAGTCGCTCTATTAAACAAGCAAAAGATATGGCTGATATGCAACATTCAATTGAAATTTCTGCCGAGTATTTACCACCAGATAAAACGGCACATCTTTCCCGTCAAGCTCAAGAAAATTATAGTTTATACGCGCTGCAAACTGCCCGAAAATTTTTAGAATCAGGTCAAGCCACTGAGGCGATCGCACAAATTAAAGCTGGATTGAAGTTGAGCCAATCTCCCCAAGTAAGAGATGGGGTAATCGCACTATTTATAGAATCTGAAGTTGATGCAGTTCAAGATACCCAAAAACTGGCAAGAGAGGTCGATTTAGCTGTTCAAAAATACCAAAATAATCCCCAGGACTCCGACGGTTTAAATAAATTGCGATCGCTCCGTCATCACCTAGCAGAATTATGGTTAAAATTAGAAACCGAACAACTCCCCAAGGCTTATCAGGAGAATTTAGGTCAAGCACATAAGTCGCTACTAAACTCTGGTATCAAAAACGAGATTTTCCGTGATGATGAACGCCTGTATTTTCAGGAAATTAAATCCTATTTGAGTCAAGGATTTAAGCAGCCGAAAACTTTTCAGTATTTACTCGCTGGGATGTTATATGGTCGTGCCGATCAGCTAATGCTTACCTTTGAGGAGTCTTTGATTCCCACTTGGCTGGCTGAGGACTATTTTAGATTTTTATTTGATGTTCCCCCCCTATTCCAAGAAATTGGAGACGCAGATAATTACTCCCGCTATCGGATACGGTTATTAGATTTTGTTCGGGAACGTCTCCAGCAGCAGCCAGACTATCCCCTATGGCAAAAGTTAACAACTATGTTGCTAGAAAGGGGTAATTTTATCCCGAACTATTTCGCGGATTTTAACTTAAAACCTCTGTTTTGTAGTCGCGCTGAGTTGTTTCATCTATTCCTACAAAGCCGCGATTTTCAGTTGGATTACTCCTTCCCAGAACCTCCGAGCGATCGCCAAAAAATTCGCCTAGGAATTCTTAACGACCATCTCAACCCCCAAACCGAAACTTACTTAACATTACCAGCTTTTGAATATCTCAATCGGGAACAATTCGAGATTATTTTATATGTTACCCAAGCCAACAATCATCCCCTAGAGCAATACTGTAGATCCCGCGCTGACCGTTTAGTTAGACTACCTGATGATAAGTTGGAACAAGCAGCCACTATTCGCGCTGATAACCTCGATATTTTGCTATTCGGAACTAATGTAACCGCCATTACTAAACCCGTCACCTTGTTAGCATTACACCGACTGGCGCGAGTACAAGCTACCCTATTTTCATCACCTGTTACTACCGGAATGAGATATATTGATTATTATATTTCTGGTCATCTTTCCGAGGGTGCAGAGGCTCCTAATTTCTATCGAGAAAATTTAGCGGTTCTCAACGGAACTGGCTTTTGTTTTAACTATTATGCGATCGCACCTCAACCCGCCACCGTTAAGCCTCACCGCAGCCAATGGGGAGCCAATGACCAAACAATTGTCTTTATGTCCGGCGCAAATTTCTATAAAATTATCCCAGAACAAGGGGAAACCTGGGTGAAAATTCTGGCTCAAGTTCCTAATTCGATTTTAGTGCTTTATCCCTTTGCTCCTAGTTGGAGTAATAACTATGCTAGTTCACAATTTATCCGCCGAATGCACGCCACCTTGAGCAAATACGGAGTTGCAGAAAAACGCTTAGTTTTGATTAAAACTCTCCCCAGTCGTACCGACGTTAAAGCCTGTTTAGAACAGGGGGATATTTATTTAGACTCCTACCCCCATTCTGGCTCAAACTCCTTAGTAGATCCCCTAGAAGTGGGATTACCTGTAGTAGTTAGAGACGGAGATACTTTGCGTTCTAAACATGGTGCCGCTATGATGCGATCGCTTGGTATTCCTGATTTAATTACCGACGATGAATCATCCTATATTAGTTTGGCTGTTACCCTCGCAAATACCCCTGAATTGCTACAGTTAAAACGCCAAGCCATTCAACAGAAAATGGCGGCTAATCCTGAATTTTTGGATAGTCGCGCCTATGGTGCGAAAATGGGAGCTTTGTTAACTCAAATCTTCCAAAATTACCAATCCAAACATCAAGTTATAGATTTAGATAATCCCCAAAAACAACAGCGGTTTTTATCCGAATTGGTGGATCAAGTTAATCTCTATGAACTTGACCCCACTAATACTATGGTGGTAAATAAATTACACACAATCCGTCGTGGTATGGTAGAATACTGGTTAAGACAACCAGCAGAGCAATTAGAAACTCTTTATCAACAACAGATAGGTAAAGGTTATCAAATTTTGCTCAATAGAGGCTTAAAAAAAGAACCCCTCAATGATGAGGAAAAAGCATTAGTTAACCATTGGACTAAGACTGCTATGGGACTGACTGAACCCCATGCAATTAATTGTTTGATGGCGGTGATGTTGTATTCTCAACCTGGTAAAATGTTGGTACGAGATGCGGTTAATCGTTTACCCGCTTGGTTGCTTCCTGATTATCAGCGGGTGTTTGAAAATGCCGATGCGATCGCTCAAATTAAACAAACCTTAGCTACCACTAAAACCCAGTCAACTCCTGTTAATTCTCCCCAGGTAACACCAACTGTCACTGCTGTAGATGTCTCAACTTTTGTGAATCGATTAATTGGGTGTGTCAAGTTATTTAAGATCGACCCCACAGATACTAATATCACCGTAGAATTGCGACAACTGCGGTGGCAATTTGCACAGTTTTGGCTGAATTTACCTGAACACAAGTTAGAGGAGATGTATCAGAGTCCCCTCGGTGATGGCTATCGGAGTTTGTTAAATAGTCGCCTGCAAAATGAAATGTTAACCCAACATGAATGGGATTTTCTACAACAAGTAGGAACCTATCTCCGACAAGGTTTAGATACACCGCGATCGCTTAATTATCTCATAGCGGCTATGCTATATTATCGGCCGGAACAACTGCAAATTCAAGACCTATCTCGCCTTCCTAGTTATCTGCAACGGGATTATCAAAATTGGCAAAATCCCTTGAGTAGTTGA